In Streptomyces ambofaciens ATCC 23877, a single genomic region encodes these proteins:
- a CDS encoding ABC transporter permease, whose protein sequence is MSMAATQVVRSEWTKIRSVASTVWTLGLAVVVTIALGMLISALSKSEFDNMGREDQLTFDPTFISFAGTSLGQLAMIVFGVLVVANEYSSGMIRTSLAAVPRRGLFLFSKIAVATALALVVSMITSFATFFLGQMMLGDLKASIGDPGVLRAVIGGGLYMTLIALFSMGVAAMLRSPMLSLGILMPFFFLISNILGNVPATEKVGRFLPDQAGSKIMQVVTPIDDDVPYGPWGGLGIMVLWVIAALVGGYLVLKRRDA, encoded by the coding sequence ATGAGCATGGCGGCGACACAGGTCGTCCGGTCCGAGTGGACCAAGATCCGGTCGGTCGCGTCCACCGTGTGGACGCTGGGCCTCGCCGTGGTCGTCACCATCGCCCTCGGCATGCTGATCTCGGCGCTGTCGAAGAGCGAGTTCGACAACATGGGCCGGGAGGACCAGCTCACCTTCGACCCCACCTTCATCAGCTTCGCCGGGACGAGCCTCGGTCAGCTCGCGATGATCGTCTTCGGCGTGCTGGTCGTGGCGAACGAGTACAGCTCGGGCATGATCCGCACCTCGCTGGCCGCCGTGCCGCGCCGCGGTCTCTTCCTGTTCAGCAAGATCGCGGTGGCCACCGCACTGGCGCTGGTCGTCAGCATGATCACCAGCTTCGCCACCTTCTTCCTCGGGCAGATGATGCTCGGTGATCTCAAGGCGTCGATCGGCGACCCGGGTGTGCTGCGCGCGGTGATCGGCGGCGGGCTGTACATGACGCTCATCGCCCTGTTCTCGATGGGCGTCGCCGCGATGCTGCGCTCGCCGATGCTGTCGCTGGGCATCCTGATGCCGTTCTTCTTCCTGATCTCCAACATCCTGGGCAACGTCCCCGCCACGGAGAAGGTCGGCCGGTTCCTGCCCGACCAGGCCGGCAGCAAGATCATGCAGGTGGTGACGCCGATCGACGACGACGTGCCGTACGGCCCGTGGGGCGGCCTCGGGATCATGGTGCTGTGGGTGATCGCCGCGCTCGTCGGCGGCTACCTGGTGCTGAAGCGACGCGACGCCTAG
- a CDS encoding ABC transporter ATP-binding protein, translating to MIELEGLTKRYGEKVAVNNLSFTVRPGIITGFLGPNGAGKSTTMRMVLGLDRPTAGDVRIDGKHYHQLQDPLTYIGALLEAKAWHGGRSAHNHLLWLAQSNGIPERRVREVLDTVGLTAVARKKTKGFSLGMGQRLGIAGALLGDPRILMFDEPVNGLDPEGIHWIRNLMKTLASQGRTVFVSSHLMSEMALTADHLVVIGQGRLLADTSMAEFIAENSRSYVRIRTPQRERLLDVLHGEGIAVVESGAEVLEVDGDKAEAIGELAARHQLVLHELSPQRASLEEAFMQLTAESVEYHAHDGQPPGPVPQQQWGSDWRKG from the coding sequence ATGATCGAGCTCGAGGGGCTGACCAAGCGGTACGGCGAGAAGGTGGCGGTCAACAATCTCTCCTTCACCGTCAGACCCGGCATCATCACGGGCTTCCTCGGCCCCAACGGTGCGGGCAAGTCGACGACCATGCGGATGGTGCTGGGCCTCGACCGTCCCACCGCGGGGGACGTCCGGATCGACGGCAAGCACTACCACCAGCTCCAGGACCCGTTGACGTACATCGGCGCGCTCCTGGAGGCCAAGGCCTGGCACGGCGGGCGCAGCGCCCACAACCACCTGCTGTGGCTCGCGCAGAGCAACGGCATCCCGGAGCGCCGGGTGCGCGAGGTGCTGGACACGGTCGGGCTCACCGCGGTCGCCCGGAAGAAGACCAAGGGCTTCTCCCTGGGCATGGGCCAGCGGCTCGGCATCGCCGGCGCGCTGCTCGGCGACCCGCGCATCCTGATGTTCGACGAGCCGGTCAACGGGCTCGACCCCGAGGGCATCCACTGGATCCGCAATCTGATGAAGACCCTGGCCTCCCAGGGCCGTACGGTCTTCGTCTCCTCCCATCTGATGAGTGAGATGGCGCTGACGGCGGATCATCTGGTGGTCATCGGTCAGGGCCGGTTGCTGGCGGACACCTCGATGGCGGAGTTCATCGCGGAGAACTCGCGCAGCTACGTCCGGATCCGCACGCCGCAGCGCGAGCGGCTGCTCGACGTACTGCACGGCGAGGGCATCGCCGTCGTCGAGAGCGGCGCCGAGGTCCTGGAGGTGGACGGCGACAAGGCGGAGGCCATCGGTGAGCTGGCGGCGCGGCACCAGCTGGTGCTGCACGAGCTGAGCCCGCAGCGGGCCTCGCTGGAGGAGGCGTTCATGCAGCTGACCGCGGAGTCGGTGGAGTACCACGCGCACGACGGGCAGCCGCCCGGCCCGGTGCCGCAGCAACAGTGGGGCAGCGACTGGAGGAAGGGATGA
- a CDS encoding ABC transporter ATP-binding protein — MIEAVGLTKRYGDKTAVYNLSFQVRPGAVTGFLGPNGSGKSTTMRMILGLDNPTAGHVTIGGHPYRKLPNAPRQVGALLDAKAVHGGRSARNHLLSLAQLSGIPARRVDEVLGVVGLQDVAKRRSKGFSLGMGQRLGIAAALLGDPQVLLFDEPVNGLDPEGIHWVRNLMKALAAEGRTVFVSSHLMSEMALTADHLIVIGRGQLLSDMSVKDFISANSADFARVRTPDTDPQLREKLTSALTEAGGHVMPEQDGGLRVTGLALPRISDIAHDSDVRLWELSPHQASLEEAYMRMTQGAVDYRSTADQRAGLQQPLPPGAQPPMPVPGQGQPGWYAPPPPHQGVQPFPAPQGAPGQAPAGPYGVPAAPGAAPAGRPANPYTAPQAPQAQPASHTPPAPQAHQAAQAQPAPQAPAPASPGDAPSPAPAPAPVTDPTQPEDAR, encoded by the coding sequence ATGATCGAGGCTGTCGGCCTGACCAAGCGCTACGGCGACAAGACCGCTGTGTACAACCTGTCCTTCCAGGTGCGGCCCGGAGCCGTCACCGGCTTCCTCGGCCCCAACGGGTCGGGCAAGTCGACGACGATGCGCATGATCCTCGGCCTGGACAACCCCACGGCGGGTCACGTGACGATCGGGGGCCACCCGTACCGCAAGCTGCCCAACGCCCCCCGCCAGGTCGGTGCGCTGCTCGACGCCAAGGCGGTGCACGGCGGCCGCTCCGCCCGCAACCACCTGCTGAGCCTGGCCCAGCTCTCGGGCATCCCGGCCCGGCGCGTGGACGAGGTGCTCGGCGTGGTGGGGCTCCAGGACGTGGCCAAGCGGCGCTCCAAGGGCTTCTCCCTCGGTATGGGCCAGCGGCTCGGCATCGCCGCCGCCCTGCTCGGCGACCCGCAGGTGCTGCTGTTCGACGAGCCGGTCAACGGCCTCGACCCCGAGGGCATCCACTGGGTGCGCAACCTGATGAAGGCGCTCGCGGCGGAGGGCCGCACCGTCTTCGTCTCCTCGCACCTGATGAGCGAGATGGCGCTCACCGCCGACCACCTGATCGTCATCGGGCGCGGCCAGCTGCTCTCCGACATGAGCGTGAAGGACTTCATCTCGGCCAACTCCGCCGACTTCGCGCGCGTGCGCACCCCGGACACCGACCCGCAGCTGCGCGAGAAGCTGACCTCCGCGCTGACCGAGGCGGGCGGGCACGTGATGCCCGAGCAGGACGGCGGGCTGCGGGTGACCGGCCTGGCCCTCCCGCGGATCAGCGACATCGCGCACGACAGCGACGTACGGCTGTGGGAGCTGTCGCCGCACCAGGCCTCGCTGGAGGAGGCCTACATGCGGATGACGCAGGGCGCCGTCGACTACCGGTCGACCGCCGACCAGCGGGCCGGGCTCCAGCAGCCGCTGCCGCCCGGGGCGCAGCCGCCGATGCCGGTGCCCGGACAGGGCCAGCCCGGCTGGTACGCCCCGCCGCCGCCCCATCAGGGGGTGCAGCCCTTCCCGGCGCCGCAGGGCGCGCCGGGGCAGGCCCCGGCGGGACCCTACGGGGTACCGGCCGCACCGGGGGCGGCGCCGGCCGGTCGGCCGGCCAACCCGTACACGGCCCCGCAGGCTCCGCAGGCACAGCCGGCCTCGCACACCCCGCCCGCCCCGCAGGCACATCAGGCCGCCCAGGCGCAGCCGGCCCCGCAGGCGCCCGCCCCCGCGTCGCCGGGCGACGCCCCCTCGCCCGCCCCCGCCCCCGCGCCCGTCACCGACCCGACCCAGCCCGAGGACGCCCGATGA